One Rosettibacter firmus genomic window carries:
- a CDS encoding SDR family oxidoreductase: protein MVLDLFRLDGKIAIVTGSNQGIGQKYAQALAEAGADVIGVSYVDDFAETEKLVTSAGRKFKYYVADFSKRESTYEFINQVKKDFPRIDILVNNAGTILRKPIAEHPDEWWDRVIEINLTAQFILTREIGKDMVARGYGKIVFIASLLSFQGGILVPGYAASKGGVKQLTMAFANEWASKGVNVNAIAPGYIATENTRPLREDPVRNKAILDRIPAGRWGTPEDLMGAMVFLCSDASNYVNGTVLTVDGGWMGR from the coding sequence ATGGTTCTGGATCTTTTTAGATTAGATGGGAAAATTGCAATAGTAACTGGTTCTAACCAGGGAATTGGACAAAAATATGCACAAGCATTAGCAGAAGCTGGAGCAGATGTAATTGGCGTTTCTTATGTTGATGATTTTGCTGAAACAGAAAAACTGGTTACTTCAGCAGGAAGGAAATTTAAATATTATGTCGCAGATTTTTCTAAAAGAGAATCAACTTATGAATTTATAAACCAGGTTAAAAAAGATTTTCCACGTATAGATATCTTGGTTAATAATGCTGGTACAATTCTACGCAAACCAATTGCTGAGCATCCAGATGAATGGTGGGATAGAGTAATTGAAATTAATTTAACAGCTCAATTTATTTTAACAAGAGAAATTGGAAAAGATATGGTTGCACGTGGTTATGGTAAAATTGTCTTCATTGCTTCCTTGCTTTCATTTCAGGGTGGAATTCTTGTTCCTGGTTATGCTGCATCAAAAGGTGGAGTAAAACAATTAACTATGGCTTTTGCTAATGAATGGGCATCTAAAGGTGTAAATGTAAATGCAATTGCACCAGGTTATATTGCAACTGAAAATACAAGACCATTGCGTGAAGATCCTGTTCGTAATAAAGCAATACTTGATAGAATTCCAGCTGGTAGATGGGGAACACCAGAAGATTTAATGGGTGCTATGGTATTCTTGTGCTCAGATGCTTCGAATTATGTTAATGGAACTGTTCTTACTGTTGATGGCGGCTGGATGGGACGCTAA